One region of Bubalus bubalis isolate 160015118507 breed Murrah chromosome 15, NDDB_SH_1, whole genome shotgun sequence genomic DNA includes:
- the SLURP1 gene encoding secreted Ly-6/uPAR-related protein 1 has translation MGGRRRPWPLGSTRGMAVPRALLALLLTAASVVHLGEALSCITCEQPTALPLCKNITYCKPNEIACKTTLVTVEAEFPFNESPVVTSTCASSCEATDPDSIGAAHPIFCCFQDLCNSVGVARLSAGALAPLGAVVLSHLLP, from the exons ATGGGCGGCCGGCGGAGACCGTGGCCGCTCGGCTCAACTAGAGGGATGGCTGTCCCCAGGGCCCTGCTGGCCCTGCTGCTCACCGCAGCCTCGGTCGTGCACCTGG gtgAGGCCTTAAGTTGCATCACCTGTGAGCAGCCCACGGCCCTTCCTCTGTGCAAGAACATTACCTACTGCAAGCCGAATGAAATAGCCTGCAAGACCACGCTGGTGACAGTGGAGGCAG AGTTCCCCTTCAACGAGAGCCCCGTGGTGACCAGCACCTGTGCCAGCTCCTGCGAGGCCACCGACCCAGACAGCATCGGGGCTGCCCACCCCATCTTCTGCTGCTTCCAAGACCTCTGCAACTCCGTGGGCGTTGCCAGGCTCAGTGCTGGTGCCCTGGCCCCCCTGGGGGCCGTGGTCCTCAGCCACCTCCTTCCCTGA
- the LYPD2 gene encoding ly6/PLAUR domain-containing protein 2, with the protein MWGTRLALPALVLAACCELVVTLQCYTCPEPIDVSNCVTITTCNVNETMCKTTLYSLETVYPFLGDSTVTKSCASKCVPSDVDGIGWTRPVSCCNTDLCNVDGAPTLGGPHSLAGALLLLAPLLSLHL; encoded by the exons ATGTGGGGGACACGGCTGGCACTGCCAGCGCTGGTGCTGGCCGCCTGCTGTGAGCTCG TGGTCACCCTTCAATGCTACACGTGTCCTGAGCCCATCGACGTGTCCAACTGCGTCACCATCACCACCTGCAATGTCAACGAGACCATGTGCAAGACCACACTCTACTCCCTGGAGACAG TGTACCCCTTCCTGGGGGACTCCACAGTGACCAAGTCCTGTGCCAGCAAGTGCGTGCCCTCGGACGTGGACGGCATCGGCTGGACCCGGCCTGTGTCCTGCTGCAACACTGACCTGTGCAACGTGGACGGGGCGCCCACCCTGGGCGGCCCCCACAGCCTGGCCGGTGCCCTCCTCCTGCTCGCCCCACTCTTGAGCCTCCATCTCTAG